One Halorientalis litorea DNA segment encodes these proteins:
- a CDS encoding histidine kinase N-terminal 7TM domain-containing protein → MILPSSPVGTAVVGGSLLAGVATLVLVAYLARHRGKPGADWFIITLAAQALWCFAYGFALVVSDPTARKFLEGVAWVGIFWTGPLFFAFSLDYTGRGDIVRSWLFSLVFVVPAVTTVLALAMSPYGLLWSNFDITSEFGLAIATYTIQPWGFLVVLGGTGCAAAGVLILIETVFNYGPLYRREATAVALSTLAPSAALLLWLFRTGPVPYLNLAPVCFIAHAALDGYAFVGSGMFETNPTTRRAAERSVVDDIASPILILDPEHRIVEVNDAAASTFEIGEETVLGTPVTDIVPVTVSNDADQYTVVTEAGGRRREFAVAVSPLTDPAGTAVGHTVVLQDITDQLQREQRLSVLNRILRHNLRNEMNVIVGQADLIDHASEQAQVQDSAELVRERGQKLLSMGEKAYDFERLRGTEPSNERVDLADLVRGIATDLRRRFPDAVVETETGTTTLARTDREILSLVLSNLAENAIEHNDAATPRVTLSVHRGETGEAPVIDVSDNGPGIDPSELTPVEMGQETDLEHTTGIGLWVVSWGVTELGGDVTFIETDDGTTVSVKLPPGAMADVDAPQENQHNEWPGL, encoded by the coding sequence GTGATACTGCCGAGCAGTCCCGTGGGGACCGCGGTCGTCGGGGGGTCTCTCCTCGCCGGCGTTGCGACGCTCGTCCTCGTCGCGTATCTCGCTCGCCACCGCGGGAAACCCGGTGCGGACTGGTTCATCATAACGCTCGCCGCACAGGCACTGTGGTGTTTCGCCTACGGATTCGCCCTCGTCGTCTCGGACCCGACGGCCCGGAAGTTTTTGGAGGGTGTCGCGTGGGTCGGGATATTCTGGACCGGCCCGCTGTTCTTCGCGTTCAGCCTCGACTACACGGGTCGTGGCGACATCGTTCGAAGTTGGCTGTTCTCGCTGGTCTTCGTGGTTCCGGCGGTGACGACGGTGCTGGCACTGGCGATGTCCCCCTACGGGCTGCTGTGGTCGAACTTCGACATCACGTCCGAGTTCGGCCTCGCAATCGCCACGTACACCATACAGCCGTGGGGGTTTCTGGTCGTCCTCGGCGGCACCGGCTGTGCCGCCGCCGGCGTCCTCATCCTCATCGAGACGGTGTTCAACTACGGGCCGCTCTACCGCCGTGAGGCGACTGCCGTCGCGTTGAGCACGCTCGCGCCCTCGGCGGCACTGTTGCTGTGGCTGTTCCGAACCGGGCCGGTGCCGTACCTCAACCTCGCGCCGGTCTGTTTCATCGCCCACGCCGCACTCGACGGCTACGCATTCGTCGGGTCTGGAATGTTCGAGACGAACCCGACGACCCGCCGAGCGGCGGAACGCTCCGTCGTCGACGACATCGCCAGTCCGATTCTCATCTTAGACCCCGAACACCGAATCGTGGAGGTCAACGACGCCGCGGCGTCGACGTTCGAGATAGGCGAGGAGACGGTCCTCGGCACGCCCGTCACGGACATCGTTCCGGTCACGGTGAGCAACGACGCCGACCAGTACACCGTCGTGACCGAGGCGGGCGGACGCAGGCGCGAGTTCGCCGTCGCCGTCTCGCCGCTGACCGACCCGGCGGGGACGGCAGTCGGCCACACCGTCGTGTTGCAGGACATCACCGACCAACTCCAGCGCGAGCAACGACTGTCGGTTCTCAACCGGATTCTTCGGCACAACCTCCGCAACGAGATGAACGTCATCGTCGGGCAGGCGGACCTGATAGACCACGCGAGCGAACAGGCACAGGTCCAAGACTCAGCCGAGCTAGTACGCGAACGAGGGCAGAAACTCCTCTCGATGGGGGAGAAGGCGTACGACTTCGAGCGACTCCGGGGGACCGAACCGAGCAACGAGCGGGTCGACCTTGCGGACCTCGTCCGGGGAATCGCCACCGACCTCCGGCGACGCTTCCCGGACGCGGTGGTCGAGACGGAGACGGGGACGACGACGCTGGCCCGGACGGACCGGGAAATCCTCTCGCTCGTCCTCTCGAACCTCGCGGAGAACGCCATAGAGCACAACGACGCGGCGACGCCACGCGTGACACTCTCGGTCCACCGCGGCGAGACGGGTGAGGCACCGGTCATCGACGTGAGCGACAACGGGCCGGGCATCGACCCGTCGGAACTCACGCCCGTCGAGATGGGACAAGAGACCGATTTAGAACACACGACGGGCATCGGTCTGTGGGTCGTCTCGTGGGGCGTCACGGAACTGGGCGGTGACGTGACGTTCATCGAAACCGACGACGGCACCACGGTGTCCGTCAAACTGCCGCCCGGCGCGATGGCCGATGTCGACGCACCGCAGGAGAACCAGCACAACGAGTGGCCGGGGCTTTAA
- a CDS encoding PIN domain-containing protein, translated as MTFLDSSAIIDYLQGSDYAVEYLDGREPFFTSTICVYEVIQNRLGSGTTDIEGLRGDFGGVQALDLTEEITLEALRLQDEVMSDGDRLTTPDALIAATARSTGAEFVVADSDFQTSHLEDLMTVTNLHEN; from the coding sequence ATGACGTTTCTCGATTCGTCGGCCATCATCGACTACCTGCAAGGTTCGGATTACGCAGTCGAGTATCTTGATGGGCGTGAACCGTTTTTCACTTCGACTATCTGCGTATACGAAGTGATTCAGAACAGGCTCGGGTCAGGGACGACCGACATAGAGGGGTTGCGCGGTGATTTTGGCGGGGTTCAGGCCCTTGATTTAACAGAGGAAATAACTCTTGAGGCCCTTCGGCTCCAAGACGAAGTGATGAGCGACGGCGACCGTCTGACGACACCAGACGCGCTTATAGCCGCCACCGCCCGCTCAACTGGTGCTGAGTTCGTGGTCGCCGATTCTGACTTCCAAACTTCCCACCTCGAAGACCTGATGACCGTCACGAACCTGCACGAGAACTGA
- a CDS encoding DUF7557 family protein has translation MSRTSIPVDSETKDRLDGRKRDDETWDEFLMRVTADEEPIKAGAWSEEGAERAKERIRESREEWDDRR, from the coding sequence ATGAGCCGAACCTCAATCCCGGTTGATTCCGAGACGAAAGACCGACTCGACGGACGAAAAAGAGACGACGAGACGTGGGACGAGTTCTTGATGCGAGTGACTGCCGATGAAGAACCCATCAAGGCTGGAGCATGGTCAGAAGAAGGGGCAGAACGCGCCAAAGAGCGAATCCGAGAATCGCGAGAGGAGTGGGACGACCGCCGATGA
- a CDS encoding PPC domain-containing protein, whose translation MKPSKWPGSDQSDETSNRFTTKRLTAILLLAGGTLLVAGLVAGPVAGTGLPGDTGATQQATLTPAPVQTSGSASGGGSASASDAGGAVSDPVQDAREVAYGDTIRSSIDDDDPQSESYRGYHEPLTFEGSAGDVVGVEMRAGYRGTGGEPYPPRPPRRSDEGRPADPYLFVVGPDGDIIAENDDTENGLNAAVRGIVLPEDGEYTVVAAGFRSEATFDYTLRLQTLDTEGADLRSIDLNSTETGELDKTDPYDEDRRGFYEPVTFDGDAGQTVRIEMGSQPGDTYLQLLDPSGTVVAENDDSDGLNSTIERVTLTEDGEYTIVATSFSREDTFPYELSVETVGAGTDAGPDLRSIAPGQTRESRIEENDPRAPFLRGHFEPVTFDGQAGEDVTIEMESDDDSYLILYGPNGDVVAENDDHRGLDSRIQTPLPEDGEYTIIATSYDREATFDYSLSLSVEEDVDLSADLRNIEYGETREGAISEDDPESRAYRGFYEPVTFDGEAGDDITIEMESEDDTYLILLAPNGTVVAENDDYQGLDSRIQTTLSTDGEYTIVATSFSREATFAYELSLGPSGGSMA comes from the coding sequence ATGAAGCCCTCCAAGTGGCCCGGAAGCGACCAGTCGGACGAGACGTCGAACAGGTTCACGACGAAGCGACTCACAGCGATACTGCTGCTGGCCGGGGGCACGCTCCTCGTCGCCGGGCTGGTCGCTGGCCCGGTTGCGGGAACGGGACTCCCCGGAGACACCGGCGCGACACAGCAGGCCACGTTGACGCCAGCCCCGGTCCAGACGAGCGGGTCGGCGAGCGGCGGCGGCAGTGCCAGTGCCAGCGACGCCGGTGGTGCCGTCAGTGACCCGGTACAGGACGCTCGCGAGGTAGCGTACGGTGACACCATCAGGAGCAGCATCGACGACGACGACCCGCAGTCGGAGTCCTACCGCGGATACCACGAACCACTCACCTTCGAGGGGTCTGCGGGTGACGTCGTCGGCGTCGAGATGCGGGCTGGCTACCGGGGAACGGGGGGCGAACCGTACCCGCCGCGGCCGCCGCGACGCTCGGACGAGGGTCGCCCCGCCGACCCGTACCTGTTCGTCGTGGGCCCCGACGGTGACATCATCGCCGAGAACGACGACACCGAAAACGGCCTGAACGCGGCAGTCCGTGGCATCGTTCTTCCCGAGGACGGCGAGTACACCGTCGTCGCCGCCGGGTTCCGCTCCGAGGCGACGTTCGACTACACGCTCCGACTGCAGACGCTCGACACCGAGGGTGCGGACCTCCGGTCTATCGACCTCAACAGCACCGAGACGGGTGAACTCGACAAGACGGACCCGTACGACGAGGACCGACGCGGGTTCTACGAACCGGTCACCTTCGACGGTGATGCCGGGCAGACGGTCCGCATCGAGATGGGGTCCCAACCCGGTGATACGTACCTGCAACTGCTCGACCCGAGCGGGACTGTCGTCGCCGAGAACGACGACAGCGACGGTCTGAACTCGACCATCGAGCGAGTGACGCTCACCGAAGACGGCGAGTACACTATCGTCGCCACGAGTTTCAGCCGTGAGGACACCTTCCCCTACGAGCTATCGGTCGAAACCGTCGGGGCCGGGACGGACGCGGGGCCGGACCTCCGGAGCATCGCGCCCGGCCAGACCCGTGAGAGTCGCATCGAAGAGAACGACCCTCGCGCACCGTTCCTCCGTGGCCACTTCGAGCCAGTCACCTTCGACGGCCAAGCGGGCGAGGACGTGACCATCGAGATGGAGAGCGACGACGATTCCTATCTCATCCTCTACGGTCCGAACGGCGACGTCGTCGCCGAGAACGACGACCACAGAGGCCTGGACTCCCGGATTCAGACCCCGCTCCCCGAGGACGGTGAGTACACCATCATCGCGACCAGTTACGACCGGGAGGCGACGTTCGACTACTCGCTGTCGCTGTCGGTCGAAGAGGATGTGGACCTGAGTGCCGACCTGCGGAACATCGAGTACGGCGAGACCCGTGAGGGTGCGATAAGCGAGGACGACCCCGAATCGCGGGCCTATCGCGGGTTCTACGAACCGGTCACCTTCGACGGCGAGGCAGGGGACGACATCACCATCGAGATGGAGAGCGAGGACGACACCTACCTCATCCTGTTGGCACCCAACGGCACTGTCGTCGCCGAGAACGACGACTACCAAGGCCTCGACTCCCGGATTCAGACCACGCTCTCGACGGACGGCGAGTACACCATCGTCGCCACGAGTTTCAGTCGTGAGGCGACGTTTGCCTACGAGTTGTCGCTCGGACCGTCCGGCGGGTCGATGGCGTAG
- a CDS encoding DUF7504 family protein — protein sequence MYTTSGLFPCDSVPGGTTLMCSGPPMVGKREFCLRFLAQGAADGEVAVFVSTDAGADKIRREYARHSDHPDQLAVVDCTGEPDSGAADDWTHYVSSPADLTGIGVGVSTLLSELATDGTATGIRVCLSSLTSLFLYAEAERVGQFLHVLVGRLATANALGLFAVQTDTLGDEAFGQVQTLVDGELALRDGENGTEARIRGLSDVGEEWQPVPDWSPEPVGVGTTAESEGTTEPESVPVSLKAVIDDVATERPQLTVYNYDGDPTRLAALESHCETINVAFRETTLREDTPHNVAMLHRGSDLIGAEPVQSLLASFEAVEGDIEAPETDARALLTDLSRSTFGARGADWAFLVDISHVIEMEAWRAGSGTLHAGFQRLSNLWGDDEARRVYRRLAESGVEVHVYGAPDTDPEEWDGVTTHPTTNEEIGTSWFVVYDGGGDPEGRAALLVQKSGPGTYDGFWTYRADLTDRIANYVAERYATPNGKHHSGLQVT from the coding sequence ATGTATACTACATCCGGTCTCTTTCCGTGCGATTCTGTCCCCGGCGGCACCACGCTCATGTGTTCCGGGCCGCCGATGGTCGGCAAGCGGGAGTTCTGTCTCCGGTTTCTGGCGCAGGGGGCCGCGGACGGCGAGGTGGCCGTCTTCGTCTCGACGGACGCGGGAGCCGACAAAATCCGGCGGGAGTACGCACGCCACAGCGACCACCCGGACCAACTCGCAGTCGTGGACTGTACCGGCGAACCCGACTCCGGTGCGGCCGACGACTGGACGCACTACGTCTCGTCGCCGGCGGACCTGACCGGCATCGGTGTCGGCGTCTCCACGCTCCTCTCGGAACTCGCCACGGACGGGACCGCGACGGGAATTCGGGTCTGTCTGTCCTCGTTGACTTCGTTGTTCCTCTACGCCGAAGCGGAACGCGTCGGGCAGTTCCTCCACGTCCTCGTCGGACGGCTCGCGACGGCGAACGCGCTCGGCCTGTTCGCAGTCCAGACGGACACGCTCGGGGACGAAGCCTTCGGGCAGGTCCAGACGCTCGTCGACGGCGAACTCGCGCTCCGAGACGGCGAGAACGGGACGGAGGCCCGAATCCGTGGCCTCTCTGACGTGGGCGAGGAGTGGCAACCCGTACCCGACTGGAGTCCCGAGCCAGTCGGCGTCGGCACGACGGCGGAGTCGGAGGGGACGACCGAACCCGAGAGCGTCCCGGTGTCGCTGAAGGCTGTCATCGACGACGTGGCGACGGAGCGGCCGCAACTGACCGTGTACAACTACGACGGTGACCCGACCCGTCTCGCGGCCCTCGAATCCCACTGCGAGACTATCAACGTCGCGTTTCGCGAGACGACGTTGCGCGAGGACACCCCGCACAACGTGGCGATGCTCCACCGCGGTTCGGACCTCATCGGCGCGGAGCCGGTTCAGTCGCTGTTGGCGTCGTTCGAAGCCGTCGAGGGGGACATCGAGGCTCCGGAGACGGACGCACGGGCACTGCTGACCGACCTGAGTCGCTCGACGTTCGGTGCCCGCGGTGCCGACTGGGCGTTCCTCGTCGACATCAGTCACGTCATCGAGATGGAGGCGTGGCGGGCCGGGAGCGGGACGCTCCACGCCGGGTTCCAGCGACTGTCGAACCTCTGGGGCGACGACGAGGCACGGCGCGTCTACCGGCGACTCGCGGAGAGCGGCGTGGAGGTCCACGTCTACGGAGCACCCGACACGGACCCGGAGGAGTGGGATGGAGTGACGACCCACCCGACGACGAACGAGGAAATCGGTACTTCGTGGTTCGTCGTCTACGACGGCGGGGGAGACCCCGAGGGGAGAGCCGCGCTCCTGGTCCAGAAGAGTGGCCCCGGGACGTACGACGGGTTCTGGACGTATCGGGCCGACCTCACCGACCGCATCGCGAACTACGTGGCAGAGCGGTACGCGACACCGAACGGAAAGCACCACAGCGGACTACAAGTGACTTAA
- a CDS encoding FAD-binding oxidoreductase translates to MPHDCSFLTEILPDAQVSFGDSDRDDHAADWAAEQKQTGVTPDAVVWPESTDDVSAVLAAANDRGVPVTPYAAGTSLEGNAVPEYEGISMDLTRMDEILDVRPDDFQIDVQPGVMGSAVDEAAASDGLFFPPLPSSGDISTIGGMIANDASGMQTVKYGEVADWVLELEVVLADGSVISAGSKAVKTSSGYNLKNLLIGSEGTLGVVTRATLELEGRPEQIRGGRAIFPTLDDATEAVFDAVRSGVDVAKIELVDDVSAMMANDYLDLDLPDTPMTFVEFHANHGIEEEIEFCRSIFEAHDVDQFEMADEESMDELWQARRELAFATRSWDPKQLPIHAGDVTVPISKLPDIIRYAKELGEEYDKTIPCFGHAGDGNVHYSVLVDYSDPEDVAEGEEVYGKVVERAIEMGGTCTGEHGVGRGKRQYLELEHGADSVEAMRAIKRAFDPKDTLNPGKVFPETADGERVRAKSDD, encoded by the coding sequence ATGCCTCACGACTGCTCGTTTCTGACGGAGATTCTCCCCGACGCGCAGGTGTCGTTCGGTGATTCGGACCGCGATGACCACGCCGCCGACTGGGCGGCCGAACAGAAACAGACCGGCGTGACCCCCGACGCCGTCGTCTGGCCCGAATCGACCGACGACGTGTCCGCGGTCCTCGCGGCGGCGAACGACCGGGGCGTCCCGGTCACCCCCTACGCCGCCGGGACGAGTCTGGAGGGCAACGCCGTCCCGGAGTACGAGGGTATCAGCATGGACCTCACCCGGATGGACGAGATACTCGACGTGCGGCCCGACGACTTCCAAATCGACGTGCAACCGGGCGTCATGGGGTCGGCCGTCGACGAGGCCGCGGCCTCAGACGGCCTGTTCTTCCCGCCACTCCCATCCTCGGGGGACATCTCGACCATCGGCGGGATGATAGCCAACGACGCCAGCGGGATGCAGACGGTCAAGTACGGCGAGGTGGCCGACTGGGTCCTCGAACTGGAAGTCGTGCTGGCGGACGGCTCCGTGATTTCGGCCGGGTCGAAGGCGGTCAAAACGTCCAGCGGATACAATCTGAAGAACCTCCTCATCGGGAGCGAGGGGACGCTCGGCGTCGTCACGCGGGCGACGCTCGAACTCGAAGGGCGGCCCGAGCAGATACGGGGCGGCCGGGCCATCTTCCCGACGCTCGACGACGCCACCGAGGCCGTCTTCGACGCCGTGCGCTCGGGCGTCGACGTGGCGAAAATCGAACTCGTGGACGACGTGAGCGCGATGATGGCAAACGACTACCTCGACTTGGACCTGCCCGACACGCCGATGACGTTCGTGGAGTTCCACGCCAACCACGGCATCGAGGAGGAAATCGAGTTCTGTCGCTCTATCTTCGAGGCCCACGACGTAGACCAGTTCGAGATGGCCGACGAGGAGTCGATGGACGAACTCTGGCAGGCCCGGCGGGAACTGGCGTTCGCTACCCGCTCGTGGGACCCCAAGCAGTTGCCGATTCACGCGGGCGACGTGACGGTCCCCATCAGCAAACTCCCGGACATCATCCGCTACGCGAAGGAACTCGGCGAGGAGTACGACAAGACAATCCCCTGCTTCGGCCACGCCGGCGACGGGAACGTCCACTACAGCGTCCTCGTGGACTACTCCGACCCAGAGGACGTGGCGGAGGGCGAGGAAGTCTACGGGAAAGTCGTCGAGCGTGCCATCGAGATGGGTGGGACCTGTACCGGGGAACACGGCGTCGGGCGCGGGAAACGGCAGTACCTCGAACTCGAACACGGCGCGGACAGCGTCGAGGCGATGCGGGCGATAAAGCGCGCGTTCGACCCCAAAGACACGCTCAACCCCGGGAAGGTGTTCCCCGAGACTGCCGACGGCGAGCGGGTGCGAGCGAAGTCAGACGATTAA
- a CDS encoding 6-hydroxymethylpterin diphosphokinase MptE-like protein: MDFEAWEPVYESILADFGFGRGADRRARDVLADLVAPFDTARVDFDGADVAIAGAAPSLEAEADAAAAADAVVAASSAADRLQSAGVGVDYLVTDFDGAPERAAPLAEQGVTVVAHAHGDNVPAVERYVPELPSGRVLPTTQAAPAGPVENFGGFTDGDRAAFFADHFGADRLKFVGWEFEDPNVDGMKARKLAWAERLLYWLERRRNERFGLLDGRRAGIDTDPLPVDG, from the coding sequence ATGGATTTCGAGGCGTGGGAGCCAGTGTACGAGTCAATCCTCGCGGACTTCGGGTTCGGCCGGGGGGCGGACAGGCGCGCGCGCGACGTACTGGCCGACCTAGTCGCTCCGTTCGATACTGCACGCGTGGACTTCGACGGTGCGGACGTGGCGATTGCCGGGGCCGCCCCCTCGCTCGAAGCCGAGGCAGACGCGGCCGCGGCCGCCGACGCGGTGGTTGCAGCGTCGTCGGCCGCCGACCGCCTCCAGTCGGCGGGCGTCGGCGTCGACTATCTCGTGACGGACTTCGACGGTGCCCCAGAGCGGGCGGCCCCCCTCGCGGAACAGGGCGTCACCGTCGTGGCGCACGCCCACGGCGACAACGTTCCGGCCGTCGAGCGGTACGTCCCCGAGTTACCGAGCGGGCGCGTCCTGCCGACGACGCAGGCCGCACCGGCGGGACCAGTCGAGAACTTCGGCGGCTTCACCGACGGGGACAGGGCGGCGTTCTTCGCCGACCACTTCGGCGCGGACAGGCTGAAGTTCGTGGGCTGGGAGTTCGAGGACCCGAACGTAGACGGGATGAAGGCACGGAAACTCGCGTGGGCCGAGCGACTCCTCTACTGGCTGGAACGCCGCCGGAATGAGCGGTTCGGTCTGCTCGACGGCAGGCGCGCGGGCATCGACACTGACCCGCTCCCGGTCGACGGCTGA
- a CDS encoding quinone oxidoreductase family protein translates to MKVAEVTEFGDSDTLEITDEEKPEPGTGEVRIEVRAAGINFADIMQRRGHYQGGPEPPYVPGMEVAGVVDAVGDGVGRSVGDEVMGFVEEGGYAEYANANAAGLFDIPSGMSFSEGAGFAVQFLTAHNCLFEWGDLTEDEQVLIHAAAGGVGTAAVQLASNAGAEVFGTASTDEKLSLAEELGCDHPIQYTETDFVEAVNDATDGDGVDLVLDGIGGETTTESLKALSHFGRMVSFGAASGEPGQPNTADLLFNNHTVIGYHLGQAMYRDPGRVMAAVPNLTEQLETGALEVIVGHEFDLSEAAEAHQFIEDRKSSGKVVLVP, encoded by the coding sequence ATGAAGGTAGCAGAGGTAACGGAGTTCGGCGACAGCGACACACTCGAAATCACTGACGAGGAGAAACCGGAGCCGGGGACGGGCGAGGTACGCATCGAGGTGCGGGCCGCGGGCATCAACTTCGCGGACATCATGCAGCGGCGGGGTCACTATCAGGGCGGACCGGAGCCACCGTACGTTCCGGGGATGGAAGTCGCGGGCGTCGTCGACGCCGTCGGTGACGGCGTCGGCCGGAGCGTCGGCGACGAGGTGATGGGCTTCGTCGAGGAAGGTGGCTACGCCGAGTACGCCAACGCCAACGCCGCCGGTCTGTTCGACATCCCCTCCGGGATGTCCTTCTCAGAGGGTGCTGGCTTTGCGGTACAGTTCCTCACCGCCCACAACTGCCTGTTCGAGTGGGGTGACCTGACCGAGGACGAGCAAGTGTTGATACACGCCGCCGCCGGCGGCGTCGGGACGGCCGCCGTCCAGCTCGCCAGCAACGCCGGTGCCGAGGTGTTCGGTACCGCCTCCACCGACGAGAAGCTGTCCCTCGCCGAAGAGTTGGGCTGTGACCACCCCATCCAGTACACTGAGACGGACTTCGTGGAGGCTGTCAACGACGCGACGGACGGCGACGGCGTCGACCTCGTGTTGGACGGCATCGGCGGCGAGACGACCACCGAGAGCCTGAAGGCACTCTCGCACTTCGGCCGGATGGTCTCGTTCGGGGCTGCCTCCGGCGAACCTGGACAGCCGAACACGGCCGACCTCCTGTTCAACAACCACACGGTCATCGGCTACCACCTCGGACAGGCGATGTACCGTGACCCCGGCCGCGTGATGGCCGCGGTGCCGAACCTGACCGAGCAACTCGAAACCGGTGCCCTCGAGGTCATCGTCGGGCACGAGTTCGACCTGAGCGAGGCCGCCGAGGCCCACCAGTTCATCGAGGACCGCAAGTCGAGCGGCAAGGTCGTTCTCGTTCCCTGA
- a CDS encoding RNA methyltransferase, translating into MISVAVVGATEPGNVGTIARSMKNFGLGDLLLVDPPELDPDGEAYGFAGQAREDVLPEADTVTFDHLVEHYYTVGCTATTNEDATNHVRYPFLTPADLTEELRGVDTDVAIVFGRERVGLTNDELARLDRVCSIPASDDYPVLNLGQAATVVLYELRSLTVDATQHPEEAHERADEREIEALHDQFADMLVGIGHPEPKRAKAGRLWRRLLGRAHPTGREVKTLRGILRRATQRANEE; encoded by the coding sequence ATGATTTCGGTGGCGGTGGTCGGCGCGACGGAACCGGGCAACGTCGGCACCATCGCCCGGTCGATGAAGAACTTCGGCCTCGGGGACCTGTTGCTCGTGGACCCGCCGGAACTGGACCCCGACGGCGAGGCCTACGGCTTCGCCGGTCAAGCCCGCGAGGACGTACTCCCCGAAGCGGACACTGTCACCTTCGACCACCTCGTCGAGCACTACTACACCGTCGGCTGTACGGCCACGACGAACGAGGACGCGACGAACCACGTCCGGTACCCGTTCCTGACCCCCGCGGACCTCACCGAGGAGTTACGCGGCGTCGACACCGACGTGGCAATCGTCTTCGGCCGCGAACGCGTCGGTCTCACCAACGACGAACTCGCGCGCCTCGACCGAGTGTGTTCCATCCCGGCCAGCGACGACTATCCCGTGTTGAACCTCGGACAGGCGGCGACGGTGGTGCTGTACGAACTCCGGTCGCTGACGGTCGACGCGACACAACACCCCGAAGAAGCACACGAGCGGGCCGACGAGCGCGAAATCGAAGCCCTCCACGACCAGTTCGCGGACATGCTCGTCGGCATCGGCCACCCGGAACCAAAACGTGCCAAGGCCGGGCGACTCTGGCGGCGACTGCTCGGCCGGGCACACCCGACCGGCCGCGAAGTCAAGACGCTCCGCGGTATCCTACGACGGGCGACACAGCGAGCGAACGAAGAGTGA